In Trichocoleus desertorum NBK24, the following are encoded in one genomic region:
- a CDS encoding response regulator, which produces MSKRILLVEDNEIHRLFTEDFLESRGYQVLSLCDGINFLETVTEFQPDLLLLDLKLPQVDGFTLLQELQRSQWHALPVVVVTAYAFHREKQRALRMGVRSYLTKPIRLEAMAQAIEAELSLN; this is translated from the coding sequence ATGAGCAAGCGAATTCTTCTGGTAGAAGATAACGAAATTCATCGTCTGTTCACGGAAGACTTCTTGGAGTCGCGAGGCTATCAAGTCTTGAGTCTCTGTGATGGGATCAATTTTTTGGAGACGGTTACAGAATTCCAGCCTGACTTACTGCTCCTAGATCTCAAACTGCCTCAAGTCGATGGCTTCACCTTGCTACAAGAACTTCAGCGATCGCAATGGCATGCTCTACCTGTGGTGGTCGTGACCGCCTATGCCTTTCATCGGGAGAAACAGAGAGCTTTAAGGATGGGGGTGCGATCCTATTTAACCAAGCCGATTCGGTTGGAAGCAATGGCTCAAGCGATCGAAGCTGAACTGAGCCTTAATTAA
- a CDS encoding DUF4383 domain-containing protein: MKSRKPGQYFALVIGILFLLIGIMGFIPALVKDPTVSADAANLGFTTGYGYLLGLFPINTLHNIVHLSVGFLGILASISLGSSRLYSGALALFYGLLTILGLFPATQSTLGFIPIFGNDVWLHASTAAIATYFGFIATPDLAELTEKKLSERSMSSD, translated from the coding sequence ATGAAATCTCGGAAACCAGGACAGTATTTTGCCTTAGTTATAGGCATCCTCTTTCTACTAATCGGCATCATGGGATTTATCCCAGCCTTAGTGAAAGACCCTACAGTATCAGCTGATGCAGCAAATCTCGGCTTTACAACCGGATATGGGTATCTACTGGGTTTATTCCCCATCAATACCCTACACAACATTGTTCACCTGAGCGTAGGGTTTCTAGGAATTCTGGCTTCTATCTCCTTAGGCAGTTCCCGTCTCTACAGTGGAGCATTGGCCCTCTTCTACGGGCTGCTAACTATCCTGGGGCTATTTCCTGCCACTCAATCCACTTTGGGCTTTATTCCCATTTTTGGTAATGACGTTTGGCTGCATGCTTCCACCGCTGCGATCGCAACCTACTTTGGCTTCATCGCTACACCCGATTTAGCAGAACTCACCGAGAAAAAACTATCCGAGAGAAGTATGAGCAGCGATTAA
- a CDS encoding UTP--glucose-1-phosphate uridylyltransferase encodes MMLSPGVKSSVRKAVIPAAGFGTRLFPATKAVKKEMFPIIDSEGRAKPVILAIAEEALSAGIESVGIVVQPSDRDLFENFFKTLPEGDYLQKLAAKQSGYLEYLRSVGERVAILTQDTQEGFGHAVFCAKDWVGDEPFLLLLGDHVYKSDQEISCAAQMLEAFERCGKSVISLEITPATEISHRGCVTGTWQEPNVLLEVTRLVEKPEVKYAVQHLHIPGMPPDQLLSIFGMYVLLPQIFDSLEEQIRQNLRDRNEFQLTSGLEQLRQELGMMGYLLKGRSFDTGLPDAYRQALIEFRQA; translated from the coding sequence ATGATGTTGTCTCCAGGTGTCAAATCTTCTGTTCGTAAGGCCGTGATTCCTGCTGCTGGCTTTGGTACACGCCTCTTTCCGGCGACTAAAGCAGTCAAAAAGGAGATGTTTCCGATCATTGATTCTGAGGGACGTGCCAAGCCTGTGATTTTAGCGATCGCGGAAGAAGCCCTTAGTGCTGGAATTGAGTCGGTGGGGATTGTGGTGCAACCCAGCGATCGCGACCTATTTGAAAATTTCTTCAAAACCTTGCCAGAAGGAGATTATCTCCAAAAGCTAGCTGCCAAGCAGAGTGGATATTTGGAGTATCTTCGTTCAGTCGGAGAGCGAGTTGCTATTTTGACCCAGGATACCCAGGAAGGCTTTGGTCATGCCGTCTTCTGTGCCAAAGACTGGGTAGGAGATGAACCTTTTCTGTTGCTCCTGGGAGATCATGTTTACAAATCTGACCAAGAAATTTCTTGTGCCGCTCAGATGTTAGAGGCGTTTGAGCGCTGTGGCAAAAGCGTTATTAGCTTGGAGATAACTCCAGCCACGGAGATTAGTCATAGAGGCTGTGTGACAGGCACCTGGCAAGAACCAAACGTGCTGCTAGAAGTGACTCGATTGGTAGAAAAGCCAGAGGTGAAGTATGCCGTTCAACACCTGCACATACCGGGTATGCCTCCTGATCAGCTCTTGTCGATCTTTGGCATGTATGTGCTCCTACCCCAGATTTTTGACAGTTTGGAAGAGCAAATTCGGCAGAATCTTCGCGATCGCAATGAGTTTCAGCTCACTTCCGGTTTAGAGCAGTTACGGCAAGAGTTGGGGATGATGGGATATCTGCTGAAAGGGCGATCGTTTGATACAGGTCTACCCGATGCCTATCGCCAAGCCTTGATTGAGTTTCGCCAAGCTTAG
- a CDS encoding universal stress protein, producing the protein MFRRILVAIDHSSISKQAFEQALALAKLTEANLMLLHVLSYEEEGSPRIPVLTGLDSYPGMIRTQALELYQQQWQNYESQGRTMLRSRAQEAADAGVRVEFTQSPGSPGRAICDLAQTWGADLVLVGRRGRSGWSELFLGSVSNYVLHHAPCSVLIAHRAATHNPEASPEASPEAVSPDHVEVVS; encoded by the coding sequence ATGTTTCGTAGAATTCTAGTTGCGATCGACCATTCCAGTATTAGTAAACAAGCCTTTGAACAAGCTTTAGCTTTAGCCAAACTGACAGAAGCTAACTTGATGTTGCTGCACGTCCTCTCCTATGAAGAAGAAGGAAGCCCTAGAATTCCGGTGCTTACAGGACTTGACTCTTATCCCGGCATGATCCGCACCCAGGCTCTAGAACTGTATCAACAACAGTGGCAAAACTATGAAAGCCAAGGGCGGACTATGCTGCGATCGCGTGCCCAAGAAGCGGCTGATGCAGGAGTGCGAGTGGAGTTTACTCAAAGCCCTGGCAGTCCGGGTCGCGCGATTTGTGACTTAGCTCAAACTTGGGGAGCAGATTTAGTTTTAGTCGGGCGTCGGGGAAGATCGGGCTGGAGCGAATTGTTTTTGGGCAGCGTCAGTAATTATGTGCTGCACCATGCTCCTTGTTCAGTACTCATTGCCCACAGAGCTGCGACGCACAACCCGGAAGCGAGTCCAGAAGCCAGTCCAGAAGCGGTATCCCCCGATCACGTAGAAGTGGTATCTTAA
- a CDS encoding pentapeptide repeat-containing protein, with product MNTKELQSRYSAGQRDFRNLNLMAANLRNLNFSGANFTGANFRGANLTSTNLSQANLTDVNFTGANLTKTNLTRANLKNANLTHVDLTDTNLNHAYLSDAIMPDGAGVKVGSGSGAVALSQDVM from the coding sequence ATGAATACCAAAGAACTTCAAAGCCGCTACTCTGCTGGTCAAAGAGACTTCAGAAACCTGAATCTGATGGCTGCGAATCTGAGAAATCTCAATTTCAGTGGAGCTAATTTTACTGGGGCCAATTTCAGAGGAGCTAACCTAACTAGCACCAATTTGAGTCAAGCCAATCTGACTGATGTCAATTTCACGGGAGCCAACTTAACCAAAACCAATCTAACCAGAGCCAACTTAAAGAACGCGAATCTGACTCATGTTGACCTCACAGACACAAATCTGAATCACGCTTACCTGTCTGATGCCATCATGCCTGATGGAGCTGGTGTGAAAGTAGGCTCTGGTAGTGGTGCTGTGGCTCTGTCTCAAGATGTGATGTAG
- a CDS encoding HAD family hydrolase, whose product MRYLAIASDYDGTLATNGQVSETTLAALQRLRKSGRKLILVTGRHLDDLFQVLPQIDWFDCIVAENGALLYWPSNREEQLLGDRPPEAFIQALQKRQVEPLIVGRVIVATWQPHEAAVWEIIKDLGLELQIILNKDAVMVLPAEIDKAVGLKAALKRMELSLQNVIGFGDAENDHAFLDICGLSVAVANALPEVKARTHWVTQGSRGDGVVEVIDQLLASGLDEMPPRSP is encoded by the coding sequence ATGCGTTATTTAGCAATTGCTTCAGATTACGATGGCACCCTAGCAACGAATGGTCAAGTTAGTGAAACCACTCTGGCTGCATTGCAACGACTCCGGAAGTCTGGCCGCAAACTAATTTTGGTTACAGGGAGACATTTAGACGACCTCTTCCAAGTGCTGCCGCAGATAGACTGGTTCGATTGTATTGTGGCAGAAAACGGAGCTTTGCTGTACTGGCCTAGCAATCGCGAGGAGCAATTGTTGGGCGATCGCCCGCCAGAAGCGTTCATCCAAGCCCTCCAAAAGCGCCAAGTTGAGCCTTTAATCGTAGGTCGCGTGATTGTTGCAACGTGGCAACCCCATGAAGCAGCAGTATGGGAAATAATTAAAGATTTAGGTTTAGAGTTACAAATAATTTTGAATAAGGATGCGGTAATGGTTCTGCCTGCTGAGATAGATAAAGCAGTAGGACTGAAGGCCGCACTCAAGCGCATGGAGCTATCTCTGCAAAACGTGATTGGGTTTGGCGATGCAGAAAATGATCACGCTTTTCTAGACATTTGTGGGCTTTCGGTAGCAGTGGCTAATGCACTACCAGAGGTGAAAGCACGAACCCATTGGGTGACCCAAGGCAGTCGGGGCGATGGAGTCGTTGAGGTGATTGATCAGCTCCTAGCCTCTGGCTTAGACGAGATGCCCCCGCGATCGCCTTAA
- a CDS encoding response regulator, which produces MQNESLVNILLVDDHSENLLALEGILASLGQNLVRASSGKEALKCLLHQDFAVILLDVQMPGMDGFETATLIRSRDRSRHVPIIFMTAFHNSDQLVYKGYSVGAVDYLFKPIKPEILLSKVAAFVDLFQKTAEIQRQATQLEVLNAELRSNQARLQDFLDYANDLIHIMSPTGELLYVNPAWKHTLGYNEDELNHLAIEIVHPHSRGRWLEAIYWVQAKPASRTLEITFLSKDGREVTVEGTLSSRFEANQLTAIHCIFHDITQRKQAERSLRQYTAQLQQALDFNAMLKRITSKMRDSLDEAQILGTVVQELALVLGVNRCQATLYDLGQQTATIAYEYTTSMFSEQGHVLEMADALEYQQLQQGQSLQFCNLAPHPIQGKVALLACAIVDDQGVLGDLRLINDKDYVFRDLEVHLVQQVANQCAIAIRQARLYQAAQAQVAALEKLNRLKDDFLSTISHELRTPISNIKMAIQMLKLILEQIKIPTVEAEDLERYLAVLQSECEQEISLVNDLLDLSRLDTEAEPLLLTKIELTSWVPHVAESFLERARSHDQDLQVEIPEDLPALTTDLIDLERVLSELLGNACKYTPPGEQIKVSADATPERIQLHVTNSGVEIPAEECDRIFDKFYRIPNNDPWKHSGTGLGLALVKKRIERLGATIHVASEATQTTFSIEFPLPTR; this is translated from the coding sequence ATGCAGAACGAGTCTCTAGTTAATATTCTTTTGGTCGATGACCACTCGGAAAACCTGCTGGCACTAGAAGGAATTCTGGCAAGCTTGGGTCAGAATTTGGTGCGAGCCTCTTCCGGCAAAGAAGCCTTAAAATGCCTGCTGCATCAAGATTTTGCCGTCATTTTGCTGGATGTTCAAATGCCAGGAATGGATGGATTTGAGACAGCAACCTTGATTCGTAGCCGCGATCGCTCGCGTCATGTGCCCATTATTTTCATGACGGCCTTTCATAATAGCGACCAGTTAGTTTACAAAGGCTATTCGGTCGGTGCAGTCGATTACCTGTTCAAACCGATCAAGCCAGAAATTCTCCTCAGTAAAGTTGCTGCCTTCGTAGACTTGTTTCAAAAAACGGCTGAGATTCAACGCCAAGCTACCCAACTAGAAGTTCTCAATGCCGAGTTACGCAGCAACCAAGCCCGACTGCAAGACTTCCTAGACTATGCCAATGATTTGATTCACATCATGTCTCCCACAGGCGAGTTGCTTTACGTTAATCCAGCCTGGAAGCATACCTTGGGCTATAACGAAGACGAACTCAACCACTTAGCGATTGAGATTGTGCATCCTCACAGTCGGGGACGATGGCTAGAAGCAATTTATTGGGTACAAGCCAAACCTGCCAGTCGGACGTTAGAAATCACCTTTCTCAGCAAAGATGGGCGAGAAGTCACGGTCGAAGGGACGTTGAGCAGCCGCTTTGAGGCCAATCAGCTCACGGCAATTCACTGCATTTTTCACGACATTACTCAACGCAAGCAAGCCGAGCGATCGCTACGCCAATATACCGCTCAGTTGCAGCAAGCCCTCGACTTCAATGCCATGCTCAAGCGCATTACCAGTAAGATGCGCGACAGTTTGGATGAAGCCCAAATCCTGGGTACTGTGGTGCAGGAGCTAGCTCTAGTGTTGGGGGTCAACCGTTGTCAAGCCACTTTGTACGACCTAGGGCAACAAACTGCCACGATCGCTTATGAATACACTACTTCTATGTTTTCAGAGCAAGGCCATGTTTTGGAGATGGCTGACGCTCTGGAATATCAGCAACTCCAACAAGGGCAGTCACTCCAGTTTTGCAACCTAGCACCACACCCCATTCAAGGTAAAGTAGCTCTGTTAGCTTGTGCGATCGTAGATGACCAAGGAGTGTTGGGGGATCTCCGTTTAATTAACGATAAAGACTATGTTTTTAGAGATTTAGAAGTGCATCTGGTGCAACAAGTAGCTAACCAATGCGCGATCGCCATTCGTCAAGCACGGCTGTATCAAGCAGCTCAAGCCCAAGTCGCGGCCCTAGAGAAGCTCAATCGCCTCAAAGATGACTTTTTAAGCACCATCTCCCATGAGTTACGCACGCCCATCTCTAATATCAAGATGGCGATTCAGATGCTAAAGCTAATTTTGGAGCAAATAAAGATACCCACTGTAGAAGCAGAAGATTTGGAGCGCTACCTCGCCGTTTTGCAGAGTGAATGCGAACAAGAAATTAGTTTGGTGAATGACCTACTCGATCTATCTCGCCTCGATACAGAAGCAGAGCCGCTCCTCCTCACTAAAATTGAACTCACGAGTTGGGTGCCCCATGTCGCAGAATCTTTTCTGGAGCGAGCTCGCAGCCACGATCAGGATTTGCAAGTAGAGATTCCGGAAGATCTCCCTGCTCTCACAACTGATCTGATTGATTTAGAGCGAGTCTTGTCTGAATTGCTTGGCAATGCCTGTAAATACACGCCTCCGGGAGAGCAGATCAAGGTCTCAGCGGATGCCACGCCCGAACGAATCCAGTTACATGTGACTAATTCTGGAGTCGAGATTCCAGCAGAAGAGTGCGATCGCATTTTCGACAAGTTCTACCGCATCCCCAACAATGATCCGTGGAAGCATAGTGGCACTGGCTTAGGATTAGCTTTAGTAAAAAAACGGATCGAGCGTTTGGGAGCCACGATTCACGTTGCCAGTGAAGCGACTCAAACAACTTTTAGCATTGAATTTCCTTTACCCACTCGCTAA
- a CDS encoding ATP-binding protein produces MNIDRFIKEIKLFRQSSSNLADSQIPEHLDHLLTHEQLLTALEELQVAEEELQQQNEALQISRNLLDEERRRYQELFEFAPDSYIVTDANGQIQEANQAAIALLNLPKEFLIGKPLVIFVDELERRSFRFKLLQLRQEYGPQELEMRLQPRKAPSLDMSVTVALVRDSQGKVIALRWQLRDVTARKEAERQIKKLNAELMQRSLFEATLKRIQDKVRESLDESQILQTVVRELTFALHLLSCDTAVYDLKRETSTIRYQYTASGVVMPSAAGQVVTMAAFPEGYSRLQRGQTFQFCEVTAHPARNRVAILACPIADHEGVIGDLWCFSEGERAFQEAEIYLVQQVASQCAIAIRQARLYQTAQAQVKELAKLNLLKDDFLSTVSHELRTPLTNIRMASQLLQTATTPEQREKYLKILQKECDREAALINDLLDLQRLESNLYNNFVPEAIDLSTWLPNLIASLQLKAKAHQQSLQLDLPASLPVFVVDQGSLERLLIELLHNAHKYTAADGEIILQVRATDAMTSFIVRNQAEISPEQLPRIFEKFYRIPYGDPWRQGGTGLGLSLVKGLVEQLQGTLEVESGGGWTTFTVQLPNHPRGKH; encoded by the coding sequence ATGAATATAGATCGGTTTATCAAGGAAATTAAACTGTTTAGGCAGTCCAGTAGCAATCTCGCTGACAGTCAAATCCCAGAACACTTAGATCACTTACTGACTCATGAACAACTCCTTACAGCCCTAGAAGAACTACAGGTTGCCGAGGAGGAGCTGCAACAACAAAATGAAGCGCTGCAAATTAGCCGTAACTTACTCGATGAGGAACGCCGACGGTACCAGGAGCTGTTTGAATTTGCTCCGGACAGTTATATTGTCACAGATGCCAATGGTCAAATTCAGGAAGCTAACCAAGCTGCGATCGCGCTGCTCAATTTACCTAAAGAGTTTCTCATTGGTAAACCTCTAGTGATTTTTGTTGACGAATTAGAGCGAAGATCTTTTCGTTTCAAGTTGCTACAACTGCGGCAGGAATATGGGCCGCAGGAGTTGGAGATGCGCCTGCAACCTCGTAAAGCGCCATCCTTAGATATGTCTGTAACAGTGGCGTTGGTTCGAGACTCGCAGGGAAAGGTAATCGCGTTACGCTGGCAGTTGCGTGATGTTACTGCTCGCAAAGAGGCTGAAAGACAGATCAAAAAGCTGAATGCAGAACTAATGCAGCGATCGCTCTTTGAAGCCACCTTAAAACGCATTCAGGACAAAGTGCGAGAGAGCTTGGATGAAAGCCAGATTTTGCAAACAGTGGTGCGGGAGTTAACCTTCGCGCTGCACCTGCTCTCCTGTGATACCGCTGTGTATGACCTGAAAAGGGAAACTTCTACCATTCGCTATCAATATACCGCCTCTGGAGTTGTAATGCCTTCTGCGGCAGGGCAAGTGGTGACAATGGCAGCATTTCCTGAAGGTTACAGTCGGCTTCAGCGAGGTCAAACTTTTCAATTTTGCGAAGTGACGGCCCACCCCGCTCGAAATCGAGTAGCGATTCTAGCTTGTCCTATCGCTGATCATGAGGGTGTCATTGGTGACCTTTGGTGCTTTAGCGAGGGAGAGCGAGCCTTTCAGGAAGCCGAGATTTATCTGGTGCAACAGGTCGCTAGCCAATGCGCTATTGCTATTCGTCAGGCTCGGCTCTACCAAACAGCTCAAGCTCAGGTTAAGGAGCTAGCAAAACTCAATTTGCTCAAGGATGATTTTCTGAGTACGGTTTCTCACGAACTCCGCACTCCTTTAACAAACATTAGAATGGCATCTCAACTACTCCAGACTGCCACGACCCCTGAACAACGGGAGAAATATCTTAAAATTTTGCAGAAAGAATGCGATCGCGAAGCTGCTTTGATTAATGACCTCCTAGACTTGCAGCGTTTAGAGAGTAATCTTTACAACAACTTTGTGCCAGAGGCGATCGATCTTTCTACCTGGCTTCCCAACCTGATCGCGTCCCTGCAACTGAAGGCTAAAGCGCACCAACAAAGCCTTCAGTTAGATCTCCCTGCATCATTGCCAGTTTTTGTGGTTGATCAAGGTAGCTTAGAGCGGTTGCTAATAGAACTCTTGCATAACGCCCATAAGTACACAGCAGCAGATGGAGAGATTATTCTGCAAGTCCGAGCAACTGATGCCATGACTAGCTTTATAGTGCGGAATCAGGCAGAAATTTCTCCTGAGCAACTACCTCGAATCTTCGAAAAGTTTTACCGTATTCCTTATGGTGACCCTTGGAGGCAAGGAGGGACAGGATTAGGATTATCTTTGGTAAAGGGTCTAGTGGAGCAGCTCCAAGGCACGCTGGAGGTGGAGAGTGGAGGTGGTTGGACAACCTTTACGGTGCAACTGCCCAATCACCCCAGGGGGAAACATTAA
- a CDS encoding response regulator transcription factor, whose protein sequence is MSEIRVALIESQDLSRYGMQAALGQSDLITVVGEATKGREGLELLQQTQPDLVIIDLDLPDISGIEVIQQIKNPDSEAEPADLKVLIFSTQADEELVMRAFAAGADSYCLKDKTNHQDLLEAIEATYRGNSWLDPAIARIVLSHYQQTIEQEANDSNTASVNIESIDPEVAPILGADPLTKRELEILELIVGGNKNEEISQKLYITLDTVKTHVRNILNKMGASDRTHAAVLGLRSGLIN, encoded by the coding sequence ATGAGTGAAATCCGTGTAGCCCTAATTGAATCTCAAGACCTCAGTCGGTATGGGATGCAAGCGGCTTTAGGACAAAGTGATTTGATTACCGTTGTAGGTGAGGCAACCAAGGGCCGGGAAGGTCTAGAACTATTGCAGCAAACTCAGCCCGATCTAGTAATCATTGATCTGGATTTGCCTGATATTAGTGGAATTGAGGTAATTCAGCAGATTAAAAACCCAGATTCTGAAGCTGAACCCGCTGATCTTAAAGTTTTGATTTTTAGCACTCAAGCCGATGAAGAACTTGTCATGCGGGCCTTTGCCGCAGGTGCAGATTCCTACTGCTTAAAAGACAAAACTAATCACCAGGATTTGTTAGAGGCGATTGAGGCGACTTACCGAGGCAACTCTTGGCTAGATCCTGCGATCGCCCGAATTGTGCTGTCTCATTATCAGCAAACGATTGAGCAGGAGGCCAACGATTCCAACACGGCATCGGTGAACATTGAGTCGATTGATCCAGAAGTGGCACCCATTCTAGGCGCTGATCCGCTCACGAAACGGGAGTTGGAAATCCTGGAGTTAATTGTGGGGGGGAACAAAAATGAAGAGATTAGTCAAAAGCTCTATATCACTCTGGACACAGTAAAAACCCATGTTCGTAATATCCTCAACAAAATGGGAGCGAGCGATCGCACTCATGCAGCGGTTTTAGGGTTGCGCTCAGGGCTAATCAATTAA
- a CDS encoding S41 family peptidase — protein sequence MFSFTKKPFKNLNRWLVWLVASLAGLLLVSSLVFPAVSKLAKPQSAVFEQVWQTVNENFFDPKFNGIDWKATRSKYRPLIAQARSTEATAEIINQMLSELQTSHTRFYTNSEPAYYQLLGIFKSDALWRQLRKFFPDGKVEYPGIGIFTQDINGQTFVSAILDGSPAESAGLRVGDRLLSVEGKPYQPIQSFVGKVGQAVNISIERTPDANSIQTIAVTPKQLDPTQLFLEAMRSSAEVIEQGGKRIGYVHIWSYAGDRYQEELERSLIYGDLRTADALILDLRDGWGGAVPEYLNFFTGKSPTLTQIERNGTKTDLDYRWRKPVVMLVNQGSRSGKEILAYGFQQYNIGPVIGSKTPGAVVGGRAFLMQDGSLLYLAVVDVLVNGERLEGRGVQPDIEVPFQVAYAQGADPQKQKAIEVLLRKLIVTDGQG from the coding sequence ATGTTTAGCTTTACCAAAAAACCGTTCAAAAACTTAAACCGTTGGTTGGTTTGGCTCGTGGCTAGTCTAGCAGGGCTGCTTTTAGTCTCCTCACTGGTCTTTCCAGCCGTTTCAAAACTGGCAAAACCCCAAAGCGCTGTATTTGAGCAAGTTTGGCAAACCGTAAATGAAAACTTTTTTGATCCAAAGTTTAATGGCATAGACTGGAAAGCGACTCGCAGCAAGTACAGACCCTTAATAGCCCAAGCCCGCTCTACGGAGGCAACCGCTGAGATTATTAATCAAATGCTGTCCGAGTTGCAAACATCCCATACTCGTTTCTATACCAACTCAGAGCCAGCCTACTACCAACTCTTAGGCATCTTTAAATCTGATGCTTTGTGGCGACAACTGAGAAAGTTCTTTCCAGACGGCAAAGTGGAATATCCCGGCATTGGTATTTTCACCCAAGATATTAACGGCCAAACTTTTGTTAGCGCTATTTTAGATGGCAGCCCAGCCGAGAGCGCAGGACTGCGAGTGGGCGATCGCTTGCTGAGTGTTGAAGGCAAGCCATATCAACCGATTCAATCTTTTGTAGGAAAGGTAGGTCAGGCAGTAAACATCTCGATTGAGCGCACCCCAGACGCAAACAGCATCCAAACGATTGCCGTCACTCCCAAGCAGCTCGATCCTACGCAGCTCTTTCTAGAAGCGATGCGATCGAGTGCTGAGGTGATTGAGCAAGGTGGTAAGCGAATCGGCTATGTGCATATTTGGTCTTATGCGGGCGATCGCTACCAAGAGGAACTAGAGCGATCGCTAATTTATGGCGATTTAAGAACCGCAGATGCCTTGATCTTAGATTTGCGCGATGGTTGGGGCGGAGCTGTTCCAGAATACCTCAACTTCTTTACTGGCAAGTCTCCAACGCTGACTCAAATCGAGCGGAATGGCACTAAAACAGATCTAGATTATCGCTGGCGCAAACCAGTGGTCATGTTGGTAAACCAAGGCTCTAGGAGTGGCAAAGAGATTTTGGCCTATGGCTTCCAGCAGTACAACATTGGGCCTGTGATTGGTAGCAAAACCCCAGGAGCAGTGGTGGGAGGTCGCGCTTTTTTAATGCAAGATGGCAGCTTGCTCTACTTAGCAGTAGTAGATGTTTTGGTCAATGGAGAGCGGCTAGAAGGGAGAGGCGTACAGCCAGATATAGAGGTGCCATTCCAGGTAGCTTATGCCCAAGGCGCAGACCCTCAGAAGCAAAAGGCGATCGAAGTTTTGCTGCGAAAGCTCATCGTCACTGATGGTCAGGGTTAA
- the rpsU gene encoding 30S ribosomal protein S21 — translation MAQIILNEYEGIEAAIHRFKREVSQVKIFPDTKRHGHLETPSEKHIGKAIAKPRQPKKYSRH, via the coding sequence ATGGCCCAGATAATTCTGAATGAATATGAAGGAATTGAGGCAGCAATCCATCGATTCAAGCGGGAAGTTTCGCAGGTAAAAATTTTCCCCGATACAAAGCGGCATGGTCACTTAGAAACGCCTAGCGAAAAACACATAGGCAAAGCCATTGCCAAGCCTAGACAGCCGAAAAAATATTCTCGTCATTAA